A genomic segment from Ruegeria sp. TM1040 encodes:
- a CDS encoding ABC transporter ATP-binding protein translates to MFRFFENLINPYCDYPETDVPPTRLWPFMREYARPFRSVFWMAGLMSIVVAAIEVGLISYMGRVVDILAGPPEEVWATHGTELIGMALFILLVRPVLQLVDVLLLNNTILPNFGTLIRWRAHKHVLRQSVGWFENDFAGRIANRIMQTPPAAGEVVFQVFDAITFALAYLIGAAVLLWGADPRLLMPLIIWFVLYAALIRWTIKRVGPASQAASDARSTVTGRVVDSYSNIHSVKMFAHHSRELDYAKDAIENTRRTFQAEMRIFTIMDGVLVLLNGLLIVGVVGWGIALWMQGLASVGVVAAATALTLRLNAMTGWIMWALTSFFRQLGVVAEGMETIAQPIELVDTEDAKPLHLSKGEITFDALSHHYGRGAGGLDRLNLTIHPGEKVGLVGRSGAGKSTLVMLLLRFYDPEEGRILIDGQDISQVLQDSLRQHIGMVQQDSSLLHRSVCDNLLYGRPDASEEEMIAAAQKAHAHDFILDLEDPQGRKGYDAHVGERGVKLSGGQRQRVTLARVILKDAPILLLDEATSALDSEVEAAIQETLYGMMEGKTVIAIAHRLSTIAQMDRILVLNEGKIVEQGTHEALLSEGGLYAQFWARQSGGFLNIEAAE, encoded by the coding sequence ATGTTTCGCTTCTTTGAAAATCTCATAAACCCCTATTGCGACTATCCGGAAACGGATGTTCCACCGACCCGGCTCTGGCCATTCATGCGAGAGTACGCCCGTCCTTTCCGGTCTGTCTTTTGGATGGCGGGGCTGATGTCCATTGTTGTCGCCGCAATCGAAGTTGGCTTGATCTCTTATATGGGGCGGGTTGTGGACATCCTTGCAGGCCCCCCGGAGGAAGTCTGGGCCACGCATGGCACAGAGCTGATCGGGATGGCCCTGTTCATCCTCTTGGTGCGACCGGTGTTGCAGCTGGTGGATGTGTTGCTGCTCAACAATACGATTTTGCCGAACTTCGGCACGCTGATCCGCTGGCGCGCGCATAAACATGTCCTGCGGCAGTCCGTGGGTTGGTTTGAAAACGATTTTGCAGGGCGCATCGCCAACCGTATCATGCAAACGCCGCCCGCTGCGGGCGAGGTCGTATTTCAGGTCTTTGATGCGATCACCTTTGCGCTGGCTTATCTGATCGGTGCGGCGGTATTGCTCTGGGGTGCTGATCCACGTCTGTTGATGCCGCTCATCATCTGGTTTGTGCTATATGCAGCCCTGATCCGTTGGACCATCAAGCGGGTGGGACCGGCGAGCCAGGCCGCATCGGATGCGCGTTCCACTGTGACCGGGCGGGTTGTGGACAGCTATTCCAACATTCATTCAGTGAAAATGTTTGCCCACCACAGCCGCGAGCTCGACTACGCCAAAGATGCCATCGAGAACACGCGCCGCACCTTTCAGGCGGAAATGCGGATCTTTACGATCATGGATGGCGTTCTTGTGTTGTTGAATGGCCTCCTGATTGTCGGGGTTGTGGGTTGGGGCATTGCGCTCTGGATGCAGGGACTGGCTTCGGTGGGAGTTGTGGCAGCTGCAACCGCCTTGACGCTGCGGCTGAACGCGATGACCGGATGGATCATGTGGGCACTTACCAGCTTCTTCCGTCAACTCGGGGTCGTGGCCGAAGGCATGGAAACGATTGCGCAACCCATCGAGTTGGTGGACACCGAGGATGCCAAACCTTTGCATCTCAGTAAAGGAGAGATCACCTTTGACGCGCTGTCTCATCACTACGGGCGGGGCGCGGGCGGGCTTGATCGGCTTAACCTTACGATCCACCCGGGAGAAAAGGTCGGCCTTGTTGGGCGCTCTGGTGCTGGCAAGTCCACCCTCGTGATGCTGCTGCTCAGGTTCTATGACCCCGAGGAAGGGCGCATTCTGATCGACGGGCAGGATATATCGCAGGTGCTTCAGGATAGCCTGCGCCAGCATATCGGGATGGTGCAGCAAGACAGCTCGCTCCTGCATCGCTCGGTCTGCGATAATCTTCTCTATGGTCGCCCCGATGCATCCGAAGAAGAGATGATCGCAGCTGCCCAGAAGGCTCACGCGCATGACTTCATTCTTGATCTCGAAGACCCCCAGGGGCGCAAGGGATATGACGCCCATGTCGGCGAACGTGGGGTGAAGCTCTCCGGTGGGCAGAGACAGCGGGTGACGCTGGCGCGTGTAATTTTGAAAGATGCACCCATCCTTTTGCTGGACGAGGCGACCTCTGCGCTCGACTCAGAGGTCGAGGCCGCCATCCAGGAGACGCTCTATGGCATGATGGAGGGCAAAACGGTGATCGCCATCGCGCATCGACTTTCGACCATCGCGCAGATGGACCGGATTTTGGTGCTCAATGAGGGAAAAATCGTCGAACAGGGTACACACGAAGCGCTTTTGTCAGAGGGTGGCCTATATGCACAGTTCTGGGCGCGCCAATCGGGCGGGTTCCTGAATATAGAGGCCGCAGAATGA
- a CDS encoding ABC transporter ATP-binding protein: protein MKLGNLIDAFQPADGPPPQTLGAFLRWCLSGAWPMLVIAAICSALAGGMEAGTAFILGKVIDTAIASGPEGFFGANIGVIFAALAFFLLLRPLLFGLSAATNAIILQPNVNPLVLSRLNRWTLGQSVRFFDDDFAGRIAQKQMQTASAVTSVVTEVINVVAFALASLVGAMVLLGSVDLRITLLFVVWLVAYFALIRWFLPRIRKKSAHRAGARANVSGQVVDTITNIKTVQLFAHSAHEERSAQDAMVTFRDRALEFGYLSAAFRFCLMTLAGVLPVLLIGAALWLWQNGSASEGDIVAAGAVSIRIAQMTGWVSFTLMAIYSNVGEVENGMKTLTRPDRIEDRQDAEGLRVTSGQIVIEDLGFRYGRDIGGISDLSLAIQPGEKLGIVGASGAGKSTLVSLLLRLYEAEKGHILIDGADISRVSQDSLRSQIGMVTQETAMFNRSALDNILYGRPDASRDDVIAAAKAAEADAFIADLEDAQGRTGYDAFLGERGVKLSGGQRQRIALARAILKDAPILVLDEATSALDSEVEASIQSALTRVMDGKTVLAIAHRLSTLTEMDRIVVMDQGRIIEQGSHEQLLERNGLYAQFWNRQSGGFIRTQDAPSAAAQ, encoded by the coding sequence ATGAAGCTTGGAAACCTGATCGACGCATTTCAACCCGCTGATGGTCCGCCGCCACAGACATTGGGGGCGTTCTTGCGCTGGTGTCTCTCCGGCGCTTGGCCAATGCTGGTAATTGCGGCGATCTGCTCTGCGCTTGCGGGCGGGATGGAGGCGGGAACGGCCTTTATCCTCGGCAAGGTGATCGACACAGCGATTGCCAGCGGGCCGGAGGGGTTCTTTGGTGCCAATATTGGGGTCATTTTCGCAGCTTTGGCGTTTTTCTTGCTCCTCAGGCCTCTGCTCTTTGGCCTCTCTGCGGCGACCAACGCGATCATTTTGCAGCCGAACGTCAATCCATTGGTTCTATCGCGCCTCAATCGTTGGACATTGGGGCAGTCCGTCCGTTTCTTCGACGATGATTTCGCTGGTCGTATCGCACAAAAGCAGATGCAGACCGCCAGCGCCGTGACCTCCGTTGTGACCGAAGTCATCAATGTGGTCGCCTTTGCATTGGCGTCGCTTGTGGGGGCGATGGTGTTGCTCGGTTCCGTCGATCTGCGCATCACCCTGCTGTTTGTGGTCTGGTTGGTTGCGTATTTTGCCCTGATCCGCTGGTTTTTGCCGCGCATCCGGAAAAAGTCGGCCCATCGTGCGGGCGCGCGTGCCAATGTGTCCGGGCAGGTGGTCGACACCATCACCAACATCAAGACGGTACAGCTATTTGCGCATTCTGCGCATGAGGAACGCAGCGCCCAGGATGCCATGGTGACATTTCGCGACCGGGCGCTCGAATTTGGGTATCTGTCGGCCGCTTTCCGATTCTGTCTGATGACCCTTGCCGGGGTCTTGCCCGTGCTTTTGATCGGTGCTGCGCTGTGGCTGTGGCAAAACGGAAGCGCCAGCGAAGGGGATATCGTTGCGGCTGGCGCTGTCTCTATCCGTATTGCGCAAATGACGGGCTGGGTGAGCTTCACCTTGATGGCGATCTACTCCAACGTCGGAGAGGTCGAGAACGGTATGAAGACTCTGACGCGCCCGGATCGCATCGAGGATCGGCAGGACGCCGAAGGACTTCGGGTGACATCGGGACAGATCGTGATCGAGGATCTGGGCTTTCGCTATGGGCGCGACATCGGAGGGATCTCCGATCTGTCACTGGCGATACAACCGGGCGAAAAACTCGGTATTGTTGGCGCGTCCGGAGCTGGAAAATCGACACTGGTTTCGCTTCTTTTGCGGCTCTATGAGGCGGAAAAGGGCCATATCCTGATTGATGGCGCGGATATCTCCAGAGTGAGCCAGGATTCGCTTCGCAGCCAGATCGGTATGGTCACGCAGGAAACGGCGATGTTCAATCGCTCGGCGCTCGACAACATTCTCTATGGCCGTCCGGATGCAAGCCGCGACGATGTGATTGCCGCTGCCAAGGCGGCCGAAGCGGATGCCTTCATCGCGGATCTCGAAGACGCACAGGGCCGCACCGGGTATGACGCCTTTCTCGGCGAGCGCGGTGTGAAGCTTTCTGGTGGGCAGCGCCAAAGGATCGCGCTTGCCCGTGCCATTCTGAAAGATGCGCCCATCCTGGTCCTCGACGAGGCGACATCTGCGCTCGATTCGGAGGTTGAGGCATCCATCCAATCTGCTCTGACGCGGGTGATGGATGGCAAAACCGTGCTAGCGATCGCGCACCGCCTGTCAACGCTGACGGAAATGGATCGAATTGTTGTTATGGATCAGGGGCGCATCATCGAGCAGGGCAGCCACGAGCAGCTGCTGGAGCGCAACGGGCTCTATGCGCAGTTCTGGAACCGGCAGTCTGGCGGTTTCATTCGCACCCAAGACGCGCCAAGCGCCGCCGCACAGTAA
- a CDS encoding class I SAM-dependent RNA methyltransferase, whose protein sequence is MTDAARTTATIERLGHQGDGIAPGPIYVPRTLPGERVTGVLEGQNMTDIRIEDPSEHRVQAPCRHYKSCGGCQLQHVSDEFVAQWKVEIVRNALLSRKLETDFRPIQTSPTHSRRRATLTVKRTKKGAMAGFHGRASDVITAIPDCHLLAPELIAALPMAEDLALIGASRKAPLSVTITTSQAGLDVLVKNGKPLDGPLRIQLAQAVDRHSLARLTWDDELLAMEQSPTQAFGGANVCPPPGAFLQATPEGESALVAAVREGVGDARRIVDLFAGAGTFSLPLAQTAEVHAVEGEREMMQALELGWRKAQGLKKVTTETRDLFRNPLLVEDLRQFGKVYDAVVIDPPRAGAEAQIAQLAKAKLPLISYVSCNPVTFARDAEVLVAAGYKLNWVQVVDQFRWSSHTELAASFSLT, encoded by the coding sequence ATGACAGACGCAGCCAGAACCACAGCCACGATCGAACGTTTGGGACACCAGGGCGACGGAATTGCTCCTGGGCCTATCTATGTGCCCCGAACCCTCCCAGGAGAGCGCGTCACCGGCGTTCTTGAGGGGCAGAACATGACCGATATTCGGATCGAGGATCCCTCCGAGCACCGGGTCCAGGCCCCGTGTCGCCATTACAAATCCTGCGGAGGCTGCCAACTTCAGCATGTGAGTGATGAGTTTGTGGCGCAGTGGAAGGTCGAGATCGTTCGAAATGCGCTGCTTTCGCGCAAGTTAGAGACTGATTTTCGCCCGATCCAAACCTCGCCCACGCACTCGCGCCGGCGCGCAACCCTGACTGTGAAGCGCACCAAAAAAGGCGCAATGGCAGGGTTTCACGGACGTGCATCGGACGTCATTACGGCCATCCCCGACTGTCACCTGCTTGCACCCGAACTGATCGCCGCCCTGCCGATGGCCGAAGATCTCGCGCTGATCGGTGCAAGCCGCAAGGCGCCGCTGTCGGTCACCATCACAACATCGCAGGCCGGACTCGATGTTTTGGTCAAAAATGGCAAGCCGCTCGACGGTCCCCTGCGCATTCAGCTGGCGCAGGCGGTGGACCGTCACAGCCTTGCCCGTCTCACATGGGATGACGAGCTGTTGGCGATGGAGCAGTCACCAACGCAAGCCTTTGGTGGTGCGAATGTCTGCCCGCCACCGGGTGCTTTTCTGCAAGCCACACCCGAAGGTGAATCGGCGCTTGTGGCTGCGGTACGCGAAGGCGTCGGTGACGCGCGGCGTATTGTCGACCTTTTTGCCGGGGCGGGCACGTTCTCGCTCCCCTTGGCGCAAACCGCCGAGGTTCACGCGGTCGAGGGTGAGCGCGAGATGATGCAGGCGCTGGAACTAGGCTGGCGCAAGGCGCAAGGTCTTAAGAAAGTCACGACCGAGACCCGCGACCTGTTTCGCAATCCGCTTTTGGTGGAGGATCTACGCCAATTTGGAAAGGTCTATGATGCGGTTGTCATCGACCCGCCCCGCGCAGGCGCAGAAGCTCAGATCGCGCAGCTGGCCAAAGCAAAACTGCCTCTGATCTCTTATGTGTCCTGCAATCCGGTCACATTTGCGCGCGATGCCGAAGTTCTGGTTGCGGCAGGCTACAAATTGAATTGGGTGCAGGTTGTTGACCAGTTTCGTTGGTCATCGCATACGGAGCTGGCAGCCTCATTCAGCCTGACCTGA
- a CDS encoding ion transporter, with protein sequence MIDRLKSVLDSDGFSRFITAVILVNAVTLGMETSDTIMQRMGQLVLLIDKVCLIIFVTEIAAKLLVRRHRFFLSGWNIFDFLIVGVALVPGAQGFSVLRALRILRVLRVISVAPRLRRVVEGFITALPGMGSVFLLMAIIFYIGAVMATKLFGDSFPDWFGSLALSAYSLFQIMTLESWSMGIVRPVMDIYPYAWAFFVPFIMVTTFAVVNLLVGLIVNSMQDAHSEEEGERTDAYRDQVLSRLEAIEASLARLQDDKTQK encoded by the coding sequence ATGATTGATCGATTGAAATCCGTATTGGACAGCGATGGATTCAGCCGCTTCATCACCGCGGTCATCCTTGTCAACGCGGTGACATTGGGGATGGAGACCTCCGATACGATCATGCAGCGCATGGGACAGCTGGTTTTGTTGATCGACAAGGTCTGCCTGATCATCTTTGTGACAGAGATCGCTGCCAAGCTTTTGGTGCGCCGACACAGGTTCTTTTTGAGCGGCTGGAACATCTTTGATTTCCTGATTGTCGGCGTTGCGCTTGTGCCGGGCGCGCAAGGGTTCTCTGTGCTTCGGGCGCTGCGTATCCTGCGCGTGCTGCGCGTGATTTCGGTCGCGCCCCGTTTGCGCCGCGTGGTGGAGGGGTTCATCACTGCCTTGCCGGGTATGGGATCGGTGTTCCTGCTGATGGCGATCATCTTCTACATTGGTGCCGTCATGGCGACGAAGCTCTTTGGAGACAGCTTTCCAGACTGGTTCGGCAGTCTTGCGCTTTCGGCTTATTCGCTGTTCCAGATCATGACGCTTGAGAGCTGGTCGATGGGAATCGTGCGCCCGGTGATGGACATCTACCCCTATGCCTGGGCGTTCTTTGTGCCCTTCATTATGGTCACGACCTTTGCGGTGGTGAACTTGCTTGTGGGTTTGATCGTGAACTCGATGCAGGATGCCCATTCCGAAGAAGAGGGCGAGCGCACCGATGCCTATCGCGATCAGGTCCTGTCGCGGCTCGAGGCCATCGAGGCGAGTCTTGCTCGGTTGCAGGACGACAAGACGCAAAAGTGA
- a CDS encoding L,D-transpeptidase family protein has translation MHRRTFGAGMLATLGAAGCSSGPQIRRYNGPPVTSIVVNKGSRKMYLLNESKVLTEYKVGLGFAPVGHKQVEGDGRTPEGTYLIDRRNPRSQFYLSLGISYPNSADRAHARSLGASPGGDIFIHGEPNDRADRRRAARVRDWTAGCIAVTNDEIEEIWSMVNNGTLITLRA, from the coding sequence ATGCACAGGCGCACATTCGGGGCAGGCATGCTCGCAACGCTCGGAGCAGCAGGCTGTTCGAGCGGCCCCCAAATACGGCGGTATAACGGCCCACCGGTGACTTCGATCGTAGTCAACAAGGGCAGCCGCAAGATGTACCTGCTGAATGAGAGCAAGGTACTCACAGAGTATAAGGTTGGGCTGGGGTTCGCACCGGTTGGGCACAAACAGGTCGAAGGCGATGGGCGCACCCCAGAAGGAACTTACCTCATCGACCGACGCAATCCGCGCAGCCAGTTCTACCTGTCGCTCGGGATCTCCTATCCCAATTCGGCCGACCGGGCTCATGCCAGATCTCTGGGCGCCAGCCCCGGCGGTGATATTTTTATCCATGGCGAGCCCAATGACCGCGCAGATCGCCGCCGCGCGGCACGGGTGCGCGACTGGACGGCAGGTTGCATCGCCGTAACCAACGATGAGATCGAAGAAATCTGGTCGATGGTCAACAATGGGACCCTGATCACGCTCCGGGCCTGA
- a CDS encoding CAP domain-containing protein: protein MTRVFLILATLTSFVLAACTTGNDGSATGSGVYKIRNEERTQFRMLDSVNALREAAGNPPVQLDSKLNAAAATHSRDMSVQNRPWHFGSDGSSPLDRVARVGYEGTLLGENISETYENEVQTLTAWMEDGGTRAVIMDPNARNMGFSWFQEQNGKIWWTLLMAQ, encoded by the coding sequence ATGACACGCGTATTCCTGATTCTGGCGACATTGACGAGCTTTGTCCTTGCGGCATGTACGACCGGCAACGATGGCAGTGCAACCGGATCCGGTGTCTACAAGATTCGCAACGAAGAGCGCACGCAGTTTCGTATGCTCGATTCGGTGAACGCACTGCGCGAAGCTGCAGGAAACCCGCCGGTACAACTCGATAGCAAGTTGAACGCCGCCGCCGCGACGCATTCGCGAGATATGTCAGTGCAAAACCGCCCTTGGCACTTTGGCTCCGATGGCTCGTCACCGCTCGATCGCGTGGCACGCGTTGGCTATGAGGGCACGCTCCTTGGCGAAAACATCTCGGAAACCTACGAGAACGAAGTTCAAACCCTTACCGCTTGGATGGAAGACGGCGGCACTCGCGCCGTGATCATGGATCCCAACGCGCGCAATATGGGGTTCTCTTGGTTCCAAGAGCAAAACGGCAAGATCTGGTGGACCCTGCTGATGGCTCAATAA
- a CDS encoding L,D-transpeptidase: MTRKIPFLTSRRQFLAGSASLLASPALGQSLPDVEEPAFDPLRPPPEPEPNVKRNISSFRAKSWKPYFDNLRRGAILVDIDSRALHFWSEDQSVYKLFPSSVPLSDDLTRRGRTRVVRKVEGPSWAPTPNMRKRNPEWPAYIPPGPDNPLGSHALYLSWQYYRIHGTHDTRKIGRKSSNGCIGLYNEHIAELYKLTRSGTQVLLI; the protein is encoded by the coding sequence ATGACACGTAAAATCCCATTTTTAACGTCGCGCCGGCAGTTTCTTGCCGGGTCCGCATCGCTTCTGGCCTCTCCTGCGCTTGGCCAGTCGCTTCCTGATGTAGAAGAGCCGGCATTTGATCCGCTGCGCCCCCCGCCGGAGCCGGAACCCAATGTGAAGCGGAATATTTCCTCTTTCCGCGCCAAAAGCTGGAAACCCTATTTTGACAACCTGCGTCGCGGAGCGATCCTTGTGGATATCGACAGCCGTGCACTGCATTTCTGGTCCGAGGATCAGAGCGTTTACAAGCTTTTCCCCTCTTCGGTACCGCTCAGCGATGATCTGACCCGCCGTGGCCGCACACGCGTCGTGCGCAAGGTCGAAGGGCCAAGCTGGGCGCCGACCCCCAACATGCGCAAGCGCAACCCCGAATGGCCCGCCTACATTCCCCCGGGGCCGGACAATCCGCTTGGATCACACGCGCTCTACCTCAGTTGGCAGTACTACCGAATCCACGGCACCCACGACACGCGCAAGATCGGGCGAAAGTCTTCGAACGGCTGCATCGGTCTCTACAATGAGCATATCGCAGAGCTTTATAAACTTACCCGTTCGGGCACGCAGGTGTTGCTAATTTGA
- the hemH gene encoding ferrochelatase encodes MLDATSTATRPDNAPADHPPVKAEKVGILLANLGTPDHYSYWPMRRYLNEFLSDKRVIDYPSWKWQPLLQLIILTKRPFASGEAYKSIWNHERGESPLMTITKDQTNAMAKAMEELYGDQVMVDFCMRYGNPSTKSKVEKMIAAGCRKILFVPLYPHYAGATSATANDQFFRVLMEQPWQPAVRTIEPYFDQPEYIDALARSVEDAYAKLDKTPDILVCSYHGMPKRYLMQGDPYHCQCQKTTRLLRERLGWDESKIMTTFQSVFGPEEWLRPYTVEHVAELAKQGKKNIAVIAPAFSADCIETLEEINEEIFESFEHAGGEEFTYIPCLNDSEAHIAALSSVIRNNLKGWLEA; translated from the coding sequence ATGCTGGATGCGACCTCAACTGCGACCCGCCCTGACAATGCCCCTGCGGATCATCCGCCGGTCAAGGCGGAAAAGGTCGGGATCCTGCTCGCAAACCTCGGCACCCCGGATCACTACAGCTATTGGCCGATGCGGCGCTATCTGAACGAGTTTCTCTCGGACAAACGTGTGATCGACTACCCGTCCTGGAAATGGCAGCCGCTCCTGCAGCTGATCATCCTGACCAAACGCCCCTTTGCCTCTGGCGAAGCGTACAAGTCGATCTGGAACCATGAGCGGGGCGAAAGCCCATTGATGACGATCACCAAGGATCAGACCAACGCCATGGCCAAGGCGATGGAAGAGCTCTATGGCGATCAGGTCATGGTCGATTTCTGCATGCGCTACGGCAATCCCTCCACCAAATCCAAGGTAGAGAAGATGATTGCCGCTGGCTGCCGCAAGATCCTCTTTGTTCCGCTTTATCCGCACTATGCGGGGGCGACCTCTGCAACTGCAAATGATCAGTTCTTCCGTGTGCTGATGGAGCAGCCCTGGCAACCCGCCGTACGTACGATCGAGCCCTACTTCGACCAACCCGAATACATTGATGCGCTCGCCAGATCCGTGGAAGACGCCTATGCCAAACTGGACAAGACCCCGGATATCCTGGTCTGTTCCTATCATGGCATGCCAAAGCGCTACCTGATGCAGGGCGATCCCTATCACTGCCAGTGCCAAAAGACGACGCGCCTGCTGCGCGAGCGCCTGGGTTGGGACGAATCGAAGATCATGACCACGTTCCAGTCTGTCTTTGGTCCAGAGGAATGGCTGCGCCCCTACACGGTTGAGCATGTCGCCGAACTGGCGAAACAGGGCAAGAAGAACATCGCCGTGATCGCTCCGGCCTTCTCGGCGGATTGCATCGAGACTCTGGAGGAGATCAATGAGGAGATTTTCGAGAGTTTTGAACACGCGGGCGGCGAAGAATTCACCTACATTCCTTGCCTGAACGACAGCGAAGCGCATATTGCCGCGCTTTCAAGCGTGATCCGCAACAACCTCAAAGGATGGCTTGAGGCGTAA
- a CDS encoding ComF family protein — protein sequence MTLRARIQTAVSLVYPARCLNCGGLVESDFGLCGACWRDTTFISGLVCEGCGAPLPGEDDGQMVHCDACLRAPGEWDRGRAALVYTGQGRRLVLALKHGDRTDLVRPASAWMARAARVLLSPKPLLVPVPLHWTRLLHRRYNQSALLAQAIAAREECDCCPDALIRVAKTPMLEGYSRSERRALLSDAIRPNPRMASRLKGRRVLLVDDVMTSGSTLSACARACMDAGAKSTNVAVLARVTGS from the coding sequence ATGACGTTGCGGGCACGGATTCAAACAGCAGTTTCACTCGTCTACCCTGCACGCTGCCTGAACTGCGGCGGGCTGGTCGAGAGCGACTTTGGCCTGTGTGGCGCGTGTTGGCGTGACACCACCTTTATTTCAGGGCTCGTATGCGAAGGATGCGGTGCGCCGCTCCCGGGCGAGGATGACGGACAGATGGTTCATTGCGACGCTTGCCTGCGTGCGCCGGGTGAATGGGACCGGGGGCGGGCGGCTCTGGTTTACACGGGACAGGGTCGCCGGTTGGTGCTGGCACTGAAACACGGTGACCGAACCGACCTGGTGCGCCCTGCGTCTGCGTGGATGGCGCGGGCTGCACGCGTGCTCTTGAGCCCAAAGCCCCTACTGGTGCCGGTTCCGCTTCATTGGACGCGGCTGCTGCACCGCCGGTACAATCAATCCGCCTTGCTGGCCCAGGCGATCGCGGCACGTGAGGAATGCGACTGTTGTCCCGATGCGCTGATCCGTGTTGCAAAAACGCCCATGCTCGAAGGGTACTCGCGCTCGGAGCGTCGCGCGCTCCTGAGTGACGCCATACGTCCCAATCCCCGGATGGCGTCGCGATTAAAGGGCAGGCGGGTGCTGCTCGTGGATGATGTCATGACCAGCGGATCGACGCTTTCGGCTTGTGCGCGCGCCTGTATGGATGCAGGCGCAAAAAGCACAAATGTCGCTGTTCTCGCCCGGGTCACGGGCTCGTGA
- the grxC gene encoding glutaredoxin 3, with product MKPVEIYTSPLCGFCHAAKRLLNQKGVSFSEVDVLANPDRKSEMIQRANGGRTVPQIFVGDIHVGGCDELHALDRAGKLDSLLAS from the coding sequence ATGAAACCGGTCGAAATCTACACTTCTCCCCTCTGCGGTTTTTGTCACGCCGCGAAACGCCTTTTGAACCAGAAAGGTGTGAGCTTTTCCGAGGTCGACGTTCTGGCAAATCCTGACCGCAAGTCTGAGATGATCCAGCGCGCCAATGGCGGTCGCACGGTGCCGCAGATCTTTGTTGGCGACATTCACGTGGGCGGTTGTGACGAGCTTCACGCTCTGGACCGGGCAGGGAAGCTCGACTCGCTGCTGGCGTCCTGA
- a CDS encoding carbon-nitrogen hydrolase family protein, producing MVRIALLQMTSSDLPEENLAAAREMIARTAAAGAQFVLTPEVTNCLSTSRTQQQAVLHPEENDPTLAGLRDAARQHGVWLSIGSLGVKTTDADGRFANRQFLISPDGEIKARYDKIHMFDVEVTPEETYRESDGYRPGTRAVLADAGFAKIGMTICYDVRFPALHRRLAQAGAEIITAPAAFSHVTGAAHWHSLLRARAIETGCFVLAAAQTGVHDTSRGAARQTYGHSLAVAPWGEILADAGTETGITCVDLDLEAVKKARKRVPSLTHDREFDGP from the coding sequence ATGGTTCGGATTGCGCTCCTGCAGATGACGTCTTCCGACTTGCCGGAAGAGAACCTTGCAGCGGCGCGCGAAATGATCGCGCGCACGGCCGCTGCAGGGGCGCAGTTTGTGTTGACGCCAGAGGTCACCAATTGCCTCTCGACCAGCCGGACACAGCAACAGGCTGTTTTGCATCCCGAAGAGAACGACCCCACCCTTGCCGGTCTGCGTGATGCGGCTCGGCAGCATGGGGTTTGGCTGTCGATCGGCTCTCTTGGGGTGAAAACCACCGATGCGGACGGCCGGTTTGCCAACCGGCAGTTTCTGATTTCCCCCGATGGCGAGATCAAGGCGCGCTATGACAAGATCCACATGTTTGATGTGGAGGTCACGCCTGAAGAGACCTATCGCGAATCCGATGGCTACCGCCCTGGAACCCGCGCCGTGCTTGCGGACGCTGGATTTGCAAAGATCGGTATGACGATCTGTTACGATGTGCGCTTTCCTGCGTTGCATCGTCGTCTTGCCCAAGCCGGGGCAGAAATCATCACGGCGCCGGCTGCCTTCAGTCATGTGACGGGAGCAGCGCATTGGCACAGCCTCCTGCGGGCGCGGGCGATTGAAACCGGGTGTTTCGTGCTTGCCGCTGCGCAGACGGGGGTTCACGACACCAGTCGTGGCGCTGCCCGCCAGACCTATGGGCATTCGCTTGCCGTTGCCCCTTGGGGCGAGATTTTGGCGGATGCTGGCACCGAAACTGGAATTACCTGCGTTGACCTCGATCTCGAAGCGGTGAAAAAGGCGCGCAAACGCGTCCCGTCTCTGACGCACGACCGGGAGTTTGACGGACCCTGA